A region of the Cytobacillus luteolus genome:
TCCAGGAATTAGACGTATACGGAATGTCTGCAATCACAGCGGTTACTGCTCAAAATACATTAGGTGTTCAAGGGGTTTACCCCATGTCAGTAGAAGCAGTCATCCAGCAAATTAAATCGATTGCTGCAGATCTCCCACCTCAAGCTGTAAAAACAGGTATGCTTTTTAGTAGTGAATTGATTCGTGCAGTTGCTGATGAAATAAAGCATGCGGACTGGGTAAAGCTAGTTGTTGATCCAGTTATGATCGCTAAAGGTGGGGCGTCACTTTTACAAGAAGAGGCGGTTGCAGCTTTAAAAGAGTATTTAATTCCATTAGCATACGTGATTACACCGAATATACCAGAAGCAGAAGTTCTTTCAGGGATGAAGATTAACTTCATGGCTGATCGGAAAATGGTGGCTATAAAGTTGTATGAGCTAGGTGCAAAGCATGTTGTTATTAAAGGTGGACATGATAACTCTGAGCTCGTTACTGATTTATTATATGATGGAGAACAATTTTACGAGTTTACTAGTAAAAGGTTAATCACTCAGCATACACATGGAACAGGTTGTACATTTGCGGCTGTCATTACGGCAGAGTTAGCTAAAGGACATACTGTATATGAAGCAATTCAAGTTGCAAAAGAATTTATCCATGCAGCCATCGGAGAAGAGCTTGGGATTGGATCAGGTCATGGTCCAACGAATCACTGGGCTTACAGAAGGGGAGTGCAAGTAGGATGAAAAAGGAATTACTTGAATTATATTTGGTACTTGGAAGTCCGAACTGTAATAGAGACCCCAGGCATGTTTTAAGAGAAGCGATTGAAGGGGGAATTACTCTCTTTCAATATCGCGAAAAAGGAACGGGTAGTTTGGAAGATTCAGAGAAGCTTGAGTTAGCCAAAGATCTTTTGAGTATTTGCCGGGAACATCAAATACCATTCATTGTAAATGATGATATTAATCTTGCGCTTGAAATTGATGCAGATGGTGTTCACATTGGCCAAGAAGACGAGTTAGCTACCAGTGCTCGTGAAAAAATCGGTGATAAAATTCTTGGGGTTTCTGCTCATAATGTAGAAGAAGCACTCGCTGCAGTGAAGGCCGGAGCAGATTATATTGGTGTTGGACCGATGTATGAAACATCCACGAAAACTGATGTTAGGGAAGTACAAGGTCCTGAAGTAATTGGGTTAATTAGAGAAGCAGGAGTTACCCTACCTCTCGTAGGCATTGGTGGGATATCCCAAGGCAAAGCAGAAGCTGTCATAAAAGCTGGCGCAAACGGAGTGGCAGTGATATCGGCAATTAGTATGGCTGAATTTCCATTAAAAAGTGCACAGGGACTATTGGGTGAAGTGAGAAAGAGCTGATTATTGGCTCTTTTTTTGTAGTTTTTTTGGATGACGCTTAATTTAAGTTTTTTCCAATGAAGTGCATCAACCAGCCTGAATGAGTACGATCAATTCAAGTATTTTCCAATCAAGTGCAACACTAATATGTACCATAATGAAATTTGTCGCAAAAGTAGTAATTGACAAAATTATGTACACAGTGATAAGCTTACAAAAGAAAAACACTAACATTAACTGGAAAAGGAGGGAAAACGAAATGGAAAATGTAGTAGCAATTGTCATGCAGCAAGATCCTAATAAGCAACACCAACAATTAAATCATTTCGTGACCTGTCCTTTTATTATACTTTTTTAATTTCACCTACAAAAGTACATAAAGCACAGGTCACCATAGGTGACGTGTGCTTTTTTATGTTCTCAAAAACGAGGCCACACCCCGTTTTTGGCATACATTATATAGAAATTCCCCTGTTTTGTAGGGATATCTATATTTAGCGAAAGCATATCGCACTATTTGCGGTATGCTTTTCTTATTTTCTGGTGTACTTCACCAAACTGGTGTTTACAATATAAAAAAAACAAATAAAAGGAGGAGCTATTATGAACAAAGCTAGTGTATTGATGATGAATTATGAAGGATATCTCGAAAGTGGCTAGTTTGTTTTGACAAACATGAGAGGAGCTGACAAACATGTTATCAGTTTTAGGAAAATTATCTTGGTTTTTTAAACTTTATTGGAAAAGATACACAGTTGCCATACTTCTATTAATAGTTGTAGGCTTGCTAGAAATTATCCCGCCTAAATTAATTGGTGTGGCAATTGATCAAATTCATACAGGAAGTCTTACAGGTGAAAGGCTGTTTCAGTATATTCTATTTTTACTAGCTTTAACAGTTGTTATTTATGCAGTTACGTACACATGGATGTACAAATTGTTCGGTGGTGCTTATTTAGTAGAGCGAATTTTACGTGGTAGATTTATGGGCCATCTTTTAAAAATGACACCAACGTTTTATGAGAAGAATAGAACGGGAGACTTGATGGCGCGTGCGACAAATGATTTAAAAGCTATTTCATTAACAACTGGTTTTGGAATTTTAACATTAGTTGATTCAAGTGTCTTTATGCTAACGATCCTATTTACAATGGGTATCTTGATTAGCTGGAAGCTTACGTTCGCCGCATTAATTCCATTACCTTTGATTGCAGTTGCCATCAGTATTTATGGGAAAAAGATTCATCAGCGTTTTACTGATGCTCAAGATGCATTTGGAACAATGAATGACCAAGTATTAGAATCCATTGCTGGAGTAAGGGTTGTTCGTGCATATGTTCAAGAGCAAGCGGATGAAAATAGGTTCAACTCAATTACAGAAGATGTTTACCAAAAGAATGTCAGAGTAGCAAAGATTGACGCTTTATTTGAGCCAACAATTAAAATCCTTGTCGGAATGAGCTACTTAATTGGTTTAGGCTATGGAGCATATCTTGTGTTTCAAAATGTCATTACGTTAGGAGAGCTTGTCTCATTTAACGTCTATTTAGGGATGATGATCTGGCCGATGTTTGCCATTGGTGAACTGATCAATATCATGCAGCGTGGAAACGCGTCTCTTGATCGAGTAGATGAAACTCTATCCTATGCACAAGATGTAAAGAATCACGAGGAACCAATTGCGGTTGGTACTCCAGAAAAAATTGAATTTCATGATGTTACATTCCAATATCCGTCTTCAACAGTTAAAAACTTAGAGGACGTAAACGTAACGATAAAGCGTGGTCAAACACTTGGGGTTGTTGGAAAAACAGGTAGTGGAAAGACGACCTTAGTCAAACAACTATTGCGTGAATATCCGTTAGGTGAAGGTGAAATTCTCGTTAATGGGGTTCCGTTAGACAAAATTGCTTTAGAGGAAATTAATGAATGGATGGGGTATGTTCCTCAAGATCATATCTTATTTTCAAGAACGGTTAGAGAAAATATTTTATTTGGTAAAAAGGATGCAACTGAAGCGGAGTTAGAAAAATCAATTGAGCTTGCAGCCTTTAAAAAGGACTTAACGATGCTACCTGAAGGTCTTGATACACTTGTGGGAGAAAAAGGTGTGGCATTATCCGGAGGTCAAAAGCAACGGATTTCAATTGCAAGAGCATTAACAGTGAATCCAGAAATCTTAATCTTAGATGATTCATTATCTGCAGTTGATGCAAAAACAGAATCAAAAATCCTACAAAACATTCGTAAGGAACGTTCTGATAAAACAACGATTATTACAACACATCGTCTTTCTGCAGTAGAACACGCAGATCTGATTGTTGTCCTAGATGATGGGAAAATTGTTGAAGAAGGAACACATGCCGAGCTTATCGAGCATAATGGCTGGTATAAGGAGCAATATGATCGCCAGCAAATTGAAGAACTACAGGAAAGTGGGGTGTCAGCATGAACGTAGGTAAACGCCTAGTGAATTATGCACTCCTTTATAAAAAGACATTAATTTTTGCATTAATAATGCTAACCATTGCAGTTGCCGCTGAACTAACAGGCCCGTTTATAGCCAAAAAAATGATAGATGATCATATCCTTGGGATTGAAAGACCTTGGTATGAAACGGTTGAAGGTGAAGGGGCAGTAAATTATAACAACAAATGGTATAAACGCTCAGATAACTTTAATGAAGGTGAAGAAAAAGGAGCAGAAGCTCGAGTTATTCAAGTAGGGCGTGAATATTTCTTTATAAACGGTCCCATTGAATTAGATGGAAAGAGAACGGTCGATGAAAATGGGAATGTAAAAATTTCACGTAATGACCAAGAAGCAGTATATGAAGCGACCAAGTTAACCAAAGCGCAACTGTTCAGTTTCTACAGTCCGCAAATCCCGAAGCTAATTGAACTAATCGCTATCTACTTTGGGCTACTTGTTATTGCATCTATTTTCACGTATGGACAACGCTTTTACCTGCAAACATCCTCAAATCGAATCATTCAAAAAATGAGAAAGGATGTTTTTGCACAAGTTCAACGATTACCTATTAATTATTTTGATAACCTTCCTGCGGGTAAGGTGGTATCCAGAATTACAAATGATACAGAAGCAATAAGGGATCTATATGTTTCTGTTCTTGCCAACTTCTTTACAGGTATCATTTATATAACAGGTATCTTTATCGCCTTATTGCTACTAGATGTGAAACTAGCTTTAATCTGTATGATTTTGATTCCAATTCTCTTTATCTGGATTAAGGTATATAGAAAATATGCTTCACACTATAATCATAAAATACGTTCAATTTTAAGTGATATCAATGGAATGATCAACGAGTCAATCCAAGGTATGACAATCATTCAGGCATTCCGTCGTCAAAAGGAAACGAATAAAGAATTTGAAACGATGAATGAGGAGCATTTTACGTATCAAAACAAGCTTTTAAGCTTAAATGCACTCACGTCCCATAATTTAGTTGGGGTGCTGCGTAATATTGCCTTCGTGGCATTGATTTGGTATTTTGGTGGTGCCTCACTTGGAATTGGAACGGTGGTCTCATTGGGTGTTCTTTATGCCTTTGTAGATTACTTAAACCGATTATTTCAACCGATTACAGGTATCGTTAATCAGTTGGCTATTTTAGAGCAATCTCTTGTTGCAGCAGAGCGTGTTTTTACACTTTTAGATGAAGAAGGTGTAGACGTTAGTAAAGAGGACTTCCCGAGATATAAAGGGAATGTTGTGTTTGATCATGTAAACTTCGGCTATAAAGAGGGCGACTATGTCTTAAAAGATATCAACTTTGAAGCGAAGCAGGGTGAAACAGTAGCACTTGTTGGTCATACAGGCTCGGGTAAAAGTTCGATTATGAACTTACTTTTCCGATTCTATGATATTAAGGAAGGTAAAATCTTAATTGACGGTAAGGATATTAATACAATTTCTAAACAAATGTTAAGAAAGCATATGGGAATCGTACTACAAGATCCATTCCTTTTTACAGGTACCATTGCTTCTAATGTAAGTTTAGATGATCCTTCAATTACTCGTGAGAAAGTTGAAAAGGCACTGCAGGATGTAGGAGCAGATCAATTACTAAAGAGTTTACCAAATGGGTTTGATGAGCCAGTTATTGAAAAAGGAAGTACTCTTTCATCTGGACAACGTCAATTAATCTCATTTGCTCGTGCGCTTGCATTTGACCCAGCGATTCTAATATTAGATGAGGCGACTGCTAGCATAGATACAGAAACAGAAGCAATCATCCAAGATGCCCTAGAAGTTTTGAAAAAAGGAAGAACAACCTTTATCATTGCACATAGATTATCTACTATCCGAAACGCAGACCAAATCCTAGTACTAGACCGCGGTCGAATTGTTGAAAAAGGAAACCACGAAGAATTGATGAAAGTTGGAGGAAAGTACTATCAAATGTACCAACTTCAACAAGGCAAAAACAAAGGCCTTGCTGGTTAAATGAAAAGATGCTGCTTTAATAGGCAGCATCTTTTTTATGATTCAAGAATGTTGTAGCCAATAAATAAAATTAGCATCATTGAGAATGCAATATTCAATGTGATTGATAGTTCTGACATGTTAAAACCACTCCTTTTGTTTAAGAATACCATCAGAAAACAGGGTGAAATACCATAGGTTATGAACACTTTTTGACTACAAAATGAACAATTTATGACTGTTGGTCTGATGAATTCACCATGATTGCAGCAACCTGCTTCAGACGGTCAAAAAATTGAATGGATGCTGCAGTATCAGATAGACCCACTTCTTCAAAGGCTTCTTTCATACACGTTAACCATGCATTAGCACGTGCAGGTGTAATCTCAAAGGGTAAATGTCGTTCTCGCATAGCGGGTGGGCCAAACTCATTACTATAAAGGATAGGTCCTCCTAAAAACTGCGTAAGAAATAGTGTTTGCTTTCTTTTGATTTCGTTTATATCCCCTTCAAACAGTGGACTTAGAATAGGGTTAGCATATACTTTAGGATAAAATGCGTTTACCAGTTGTGTAACAGTGTCAGCCCCACCAATTCGTTCATAAAGTGTTTCCAATACAGGATTCTTCACATCAATCACCACCGATTTAATTCGTTATATAAGTTACTATAGCAAGGAACATAGAAAAAAAGTGTGATTTGAATCACTTAATAACGAACTTAAGGAGTAATTAGATTTCTCATTTAAGATAATGTTTGTTATTATTATCTTATCCTTATTTTTATTACATAATGAAGCATAATAGGGGATAGAGTTAGAGGTATATAAATTTTTAGGAGAGTGAACTTTCTTGGCCGAATTGCCACTGAATACCATTATTTTGTTAGTTGTTTTAATATTTTTATCTGCTTTTTTTTCAGCTACAGAGACAGCGTTTTCAAGTGTGAACAAGATTAGATTAAAGAACTATATGGACGAAGGTCGCCGTGGCAGTAAAAAAGCTTATTTTATTACTGAAAACTTCGATAAAGCTTTATCAACCATATTAGTAGGAAATAATATTGTAAACATTGCGGCTGCTTCCATCTCTGCAGGAATAGCTACGCAATTGTTTCCTGGAAGTACGGGGTTATTAATAAGCACAATCATTATGACGATATTGATCCTCATTTTTGGTGAAGTTCTACCAAAATCATTTGCAAAGGAAAATGCGGAAAGCTTTTCTCTTGCTGTTGCAGGGATATTATTTCTGTTAATGAAGGTATTGACTCCAGTAACCTACTTATTTATTTTACTTAAAAAGGGAGCTTCCCGATTAATTAAAACTAAAAATGATTCTCCGGCCGTCACAGAGGAAGAAATCAAAGTTATGATTGACCTAAGTGAGGAAGAAGGAGTTATTGATTATAAAGAAAAAGAGTTAGTACATCGATCTTTAGATTTTAATGATATATTGGTTGGAGAAATTCTTACACCTCGTATTGATATGATTGCTGTTGAGGTGAATCATCCTGTTGAAGATATATTATCGATGTTTTTAGAGGAAAGATACTCAAGAGTTCCAGTCTATGAGGATAATATTGATAATATTATCGGAATCTTGTCTGAAAGAGAATTCTTAGCCAATCTTGTTCAAAAGAATGAAATTAACATTCGTGAATTAGTTCGAGATCCATTCTTCGTTGTTGAATCAATGAAAATCTCAATGTTATTACCGGAGTTACAAAAAAGTAAAACACATATGGCGATTGTAGTAGATGAGTTTGGTGGAACATCCGGACTTATTACCCTTGAAGATATACTTGAGGAAATCGTTGGTGAAATTTGGGATGAACATGATGAGAAAATAAAGAGCTTTACGAAGCTAGATGAAACTACATATGAATTTAATGCAGAAATTCCTCTTGATGAATTTATTAAAGTCATGAATGTCGAGGAACCAGAGAGTACGTATCATACATTAGGTGGTTGGATTTTCGAGTCTATTGAACGTGTGCCATCAAATGGTGAGCAATTTGACTATGTCAACTTAACCTTAACTGTAACTAAGGTTGAAAACCGTCGTATCCGCAAAATTCTTGTAAAAATAAATGAACAACCTGTTGAAGCTTAAGTAACAAGTAAAAAAAAGGGTAACCGTGTATCGGTTACCCTTTTTTTTATTGCACTAACTCATTCAATTCATGTGGTAGTCGTAGAGGTTTATCCGTTGCTTTATTATTCTTATACGAGTGAAATTGAAAAAGAGTTTCTTCAGGAGAACCTACATGAAGCTCAAGGATGTTACCAACGGTTCCGCCTTTTGTGTCTAATTTCATCGTAAGTCTGCCCATCTTTACCTCATACGTAGTAAAACGTAATCCTAATAGTTCTCTCGTCTTAAAAGAAGCTTCAGGGTGGGTAGCAATGAAAACGGCAAGATCCTCAATTGATAATGTTGGCTTTTGAAGCAATATATCAACCTTGTCTTTTACAGCATAAGATGTTTGGTCTAACGCTGCTTTTACATTTGTAACAATTTTTTTTAGTAAATCATTCATAGATAAATCTCCTAATTGGGCATATTTAAATGACGTTCTACTATATATAATAACCAACATCAATAAAATTTTACGTCTTTCTAGTCTTGTATATTTTTTATTGCATTTTGCTTTGCCTGCTCCCAGTAGTAAATTTGTGGGTAGCGGATATGGACTATATACTCATGAAAAAGGGTATAAGAGATAAAAGAAACAAGTTTCCAGTCAATTGCATCAAGCATATTACACAACCCCTTTCCTTTTTAATACTATATGGTGTTTTAAGTTTGTCTGATACATCTTTATTCCAAACACTTTAAATAGGCTCAAGTAGCATAAATCATATCAGGAGGGATACAGTTGAATTATAGGGAAGAAAGAGACACTTTAGGAATTGTTAGTGTCCCAGCAGATAAATACTGGGGGGCACAAACAGAGCGAAGTAGGCAAAACTTTGCCATAGGCGAAGAGAGAATGCCGATGGAGATGATTATTTCGTTTGCCATCGTAAAAAAGAGTGCAGCTATTGTGAACCATGAATTAGGAAAACTGCCTGAATCAAAGAAAAACTATATAGTGAAAGCAGCAGATGAAATTCTTTCAGGAAAAATGAATGAACACTTTCCACTCGTTGTTTGGCAAACAGGTAGTGGAACACAAACGAATATGAACGTAAATGAGGTTATCGCTTTTCGTGCTAATCAACTAGCTTCTGAAAATGGTGAATCACTTCTTATTCATCCGAATGATGATGTTAATATGTCTCAAAGCTCCAATGATACATTTCCAACAGCCATGCACATTGCAGCAATTGAGGCAATAGAACAGAGGCTGCAACCTGCAGTTCGTAAGATGAAAGAAGCAATAAAAGAGAAGCAGGTAAAGTTTGATGACATTATTAAAATAGGAAGAACACATCTGCAGGATGCAACACCATTAACAGTGGGGCAAGAACTGAGTGGTTGGATCGCTATGCTTTTAAAAACAGAAAAGATGTTAAGTGAAAGCAAGGAGTATTTGTTAGAGCTTGCAATCGGTGGAACAGCTGTTGGTACAGGGATTAATGCACATCCGGATTTCGGTAAATCAGTGTGTGAAAAAATAGCTGAATTTACAGGACATGAATTTGAAAGTGCACCGAATAAATTTCATGCGCTAACTAGTCATGATGAAATTGTTCATGTTCATGGCGCAATTAAAGCTCTTGCGGCAGATGTAATGAAAATAGCAAATGATATTCGCTGGCTCGCAAGTGGACCGAGAGCAGGAATTGGAGAATTTCTTATTCCGGCCAACGAACCGGGAAGCTCGATCATGCCTGGTAAAGTAAATCCCACGCAAAGTGAAGCATTAACGATGATTGTTAGTCAGATATTTGGAAATGATGCAACAATTGGTTTTGCAGCAAGTCAGGGGAATTTTCAACTGAATGTCTTTAAGCCTGTAATAATCTATAACTATCTCCAGTCTGTGCGATTATTATCAGATGGATTGCAATCCTTCACAAAAAATTGCATAGAGGGATTAGATATAAATAAAGAGGTTATTGAGAAAAATTTAATGAACTCACTAATGTTAGTTACAGCACTTAATCCACATATTGGCTATGAAAAGGCTGCGACTATCGCTAAGTTAGCCTATCAAGAAAACATCTCACTAAAAGATGCTGCAAAACAAAGTGGGATTTTGACTGAAGAAGAATTTGATTCATTTGTTAACCCGGCAAAAATGGTTGATCCAACAGAGTAAATAATTTCATCCACACAGAAAAGGTCCCAGGTTCATGCCTGGGACCTTTAAGCCATATTATGAAGTTTTTAATTATTGTTGTGGATAGCCGCCCATTTGTTGTTGAGCCATAGATACTAAACGCTTAGTGATTTCTCCACCAACTGAACCGTTAGCACGAGCAGTAGTGTCAGCACCAAGGTTTACACCGAACTCTTGAGCAATCTCATATTTCATTTGATCGATTGCTTGTTGTGCTCCTGCTACTAGTAATTGATTTGACGAATTGCTTCCTGATGTTTGGTTTGCCATTTGTAATTCATCTCCTCGAAAATTTTTTTGGTTTTGGTTGGGTTAGCTGGACTTGCACCAGCGAATGAATGTTGTTTTCATTGCCCCTTGGGCTTAACCCAATAACTTGTTTGATGTGTTTGTATGAATTATTGTGTTTCATTTTATATTTTTTATTCAACTTTTTTTGAAAAAAATTTTTGCTGGCTGGCTGGCTGCTTTGTTGCTTGCTTTGTTACTAAATAGTATGGAAAAAATAAAGTAAACTATTCAAAATAAACATCGGAAATTTATTCCAAGTTCATTTGATACATTAACTATAGAATTTAGTTGAAAACTACATATTAATAAAATGAATAAGGATGAGTATACAAATGAACATTTGTCCGTTATGTAATGGATTTGGAAGCAACCAAACCTACTCCTGTACTAACTGTGGTAATGAACTTGAAGATTCAGGTAGAGTCATTGATTACTTCGATGATTATAGTGCCTATATGGAAATTGATGATATGAAAAAAATCGATGGATATCCTACAACATTAAGTCAGCATGAATGCGCTCATCTTTTTTATTGCCCAAGCTGTCAAACACAAGAAGTAAAACTAATTAAAGAGTAAACATAAAAAAGTCGCCGGTTGGCGACTTTTTTTTATTTAGCGAATTCTTAATTCAGATTCAACATCAAAGAAATGAGATTTGTTCATGTCAAGTGCTAAATGAAGCTCCTGACCAGGCTTCACATCAGTACGAGAATCAACACGTGCGATAAACTCTTGACCCTCTACTTGAGAGTAAAGCATAGTTTCTGCACCCATTAACTCAGCAACTTCAACAGTTGCTGTAATCTTAGTTCCTTGTGAAGATTCTAAGAAGATAGGCTCATCATGAATATCCTCTGGACGAACTCCAAGAATTAGTTCTTTGTTTGCATAGCCTTTATCACGTAAGACTTTCATTTTTCCTTCAGGAACTGCAATAGAGATATTTCCAATAACAAATGAATTATCTTTTAACGTACCTCTAAAGAAGTTCATTGCAGGAGAACCGATAAATCCTGCTACGAAGATATTTTCTGGATTATCATACACCTCTTTCGGTGCACCTACTTGTTGAATAAGGCCATCTTTCATAACAACTAGTCTTGTAGCCATTGTCATTGCTTCTGTTTGGTCATGCGTAACATAGATTGTTGTTGTTTGCAGACGTTGGTGAAGCTTTGAGATTTCAGCACGCATTTGTACACGAAGCTTAGCATCAAGGTTTGATAAAGGTTCGTCCATTAAGAATACCTTCGCATCACGAACAATCGCACGACCTAATGCAACACGCTGGCGCTGACCACCTGATAATGCCTTAGGCTTACGATCGAGGTAGCTCTCTAAGCCAAGAATACGTGCAGCTTCTTTTACACGCTTATCTATTTCATCTTTAGAAAACTTACGAAGTTTTAGACCAAATGCCATATTATCATATACGTTCATATGTGGGTAAAGAGCGTAGTTCTGGAAAACCATTGCAATGTCACGATCTTTTGGAGCTACATCATTTACACGTTGCTCATCAATATAGAAGTCACCTTTAGAAATTTCCTCAAGGCCTGCAATCATACGAAGAGTCGTTGATTTACCACAACCAGATGGACCAACAAAGACGATAAATTCTTTATCTTTGATATGCAAATTAAAGTCTTCTACAGCTGTTACTTTGTTATCATAAATTTTATAAATATTTTCAAGTTTTAATTCAGCCATTCTTCATTACCTCCTAATATTGAAAGCGTTATTCTAAGACTAGAATAACGTATAACTAATCTCATAATAAACGTAAACTTGCACAAAAAAAGAGGAAGTGAAGTGGGCATGTTTACAAATCACTATCCTCAAAGTGCTTAATAAGTAGAATCGATAAATAAGCGGTTACTGCACCATTAAAATTTTTAATATCAATTCCGGTTTTTTCTATAAATTTATCGATTCGATATTGAAGGCTGTTTCTGTGCATATAGAGCTTTTTCGCTGCGAGTGTTACGTTTAAATTACTCTCTAAAAAAACTTTAATTGTTTCTAATTGTTCTTTTTCCTCATTAAACGTTTCCTCAATAATAAAAGAAATGTCATTTTTTGAGCTTTTATCTATGCTTTCAAGAATTACTAAAGGAATGATATCCTGAAGCGAAAACACTCTTTGTTTATGTAGATACTTAAATGCTATATTAAATCCATTTCTTTCAAAATGAAATTTAGACTGTAAATTGCTAGTTATTTCATACACGTTGCCTAAGAATAAATGAACATCTATATAAAAGTCACTTGCAAATATCTCGATGACGTCTTCTAAATTGTTATATTCAATCATGGAGTCTTGATTAATTTTTTCAATAAAAGTGCCTTGCTGTCCGTTTTCCCAAACAATAATAACCTCAGAAGGAAAAAGAGCCTTTACTGCTAGCTCAAAGT
Encoded here:
- a CDS encoding alpha/beta-type small acid-soluble spore protein produces the protein MANQTSGSNSSNQLLVAGAQQAIDQMKYEIAQEFGVNLGADTTARANGSVGGEITKRLVSMAQQQMGGYPQQ
- a CDS encoding ABC transporter ATP-binding protein, whose amino-acid sequence is MAELKLENIYKIYDNKVTAVEDFNLHIKDKEFIVFVGPSGCGKSTTLRMIAGLEEISKGDFYIDEQRVNDVAPKDRDIAMVFQNYALYPHMNVYDNMAFGLKLRKFSKDEIDKRVKEAARILGLESYLDRKPKALSGGQRQRVALGRAIVRDAKVFLMDEPLSNLDAKLRVQMRAEISKLHQRLQTTTIYVTHDQTEAMTMATRLVVMKDGLIQQVGAPKEVYDNPENIFVAGFIGSPAMNFFRGTLKDNSFVIGNISIAVPEGKMKVLRDKGYANKELILGVRPEDIHDEPIFLESSQGTKITATVEVAELMGAETMLYSQVEGQEFIARVDSRTDVKPGQELHLALDMNKSHFFDVESELRIR
- a CDS encoding PucR family transcriptional regulator, which translates into the protein MIEKLKNLYKDSFIVSNSGGDPSYIWFISDTGIHFGIKKDAISEKEVVLLSTLFEFYELESNAQTTEQSLWSQFLFTTEATDIPQSAFNRCRFVHFKISKPIIDLQNFELAVKALFPSEVIIVWENGQQGTFIEKINQDSMIEYNNLEDVIEIFASDFYIDVHLFLGNVYEITSNLQSKFHFERNGFNIAFKYLHKQRVFSLQDIIPLVILESIDKSSKNDISFIIEETFNEEKEQLETIKVFLESNLNVTLAAKKLYMHRNSLQYRIDKFIEKTGIDIKNFNGAVTAYLSILLIKHFEDSDL